From the Streptococcus oralis ATCC 35037 genome, one window contains:
- a CDS encoding ROK family glucokinase has protein sequence MSQKIIGIDLGGTSIKFAILTQEGEIQEKWSIKTNILDEGSHIVDDMIESIQHRLDLLGLSATDFRGIGMGSPGVVDREKGTVIGAYNLNWKTLQPIKEKIEKALGIPFFIDNDANVAALGERWMGAGENQPDVVFMTLGTGVGGGIVAEGKLLHGVAGAAGELGHITVDFDQPIACTCGKKGCLETVASATGIVNLTRRYADEYEGDAALKRLIDDGEEVTAKTVFDLAKEGDDLALIVYRNFSRYLGIACANIGSILNPSTIVIGGGVSAAGEFLLQGVQKVYDENTFPQVRTSTKLALATLGNDAGVIGAASLVLQ, from the coding sequence ATGAGTCAAAAGATTATTGGGATTGACCTTGGTGGAACATCTATCAAGTTTGCAATTTTAACTCAAGAGGGAGAAATCCAAGAAAAATGGTCTATTAAGACCAACATTTTGGATGAAGGAAGCCATATTGTAGATGATATGATTGAGTCTATTCAGCATCGTTTGGACTTGCTTGGATTGTCAGCCACAGACTTCCGAGGGATTGGGATGGGATCACCTGGTGTGGTTGACCGTGAAAAAGGGACTGTTATCGGTGCCTACAACCTCAACTGGAAAACCCTTCAACCAATTAAAGAAAAGATTGAAAAAGCCTTGGGGATTCCATTCTTCATTGATAATGATGCCAACGTAGCTGCTCTTGGTGAGCGCTGGATGGGGGCTGGTGAAAACCAACCAGACGTTGTCTTTATGACACTTGGTACAGGTGTTGGTGGCGGTATCGTGGCAGAAGGCAAATTGCTTCACGGTGTTGCTGGTGCAGCAGGAGAACTTGGTCATATCACTGTTGACTTTGACCAACCAATCGCTTGTACTTGTGGTAAGAAAGGCTGTCTTGAGACAGTTGCTTCTGCAACAGGGATTGTCAACTTGACTCGTCGTTATGCAGATGAATACGAAGGCGATGCAGCCTTGAAACGCTTGATTGATGACGGTGAAGAAGTAACTGCTAAAACTGTCTTTGACCTTGCAAAAGAAGGGGATGACCTTGCCTTGATCGTTTACCGTAACTTCTCACGTTACTTGGGTATCGCGTGTGCTAACATAGGATCAATCCTCAACCCATCAACAATCGTTATCGGTGGTGGGGTATCAGCTGCGGGAGAATTCCTTCTCCAAGGCGTGCAAAAGGTTTATGATGAAAATACCTTCCCACAAGTACGCACATCAACTAAATTAGCTCTCGCAACTCTAGGAAATGACGCTGGAGTTATCGGAGCAGCATCACTTGTATTGCAATAA
- a CDS encoding thymidylate synthase, protein MTKADTIFKENIERILKDGVFSEQARPKYKDGTVANSKYVTGAFAEYDLSKGEFPITTLRPIAIKSAIKEVLWIYQDQSNSLDVLNDKYNVHYWNDWEVGDTGTIGERYGAVVKKHDIINKILKQLEANPWNRRNIISLWDYQAFEETDGLLPCAFQTMFDVRRVDGDIYLDATLTQRSNDMLVAHHINAMQYVALQMMIAKHFGWKVGKFFYFINNLHIYDNQFEQAQELLRREPSNCQPRLVLNVPDGTNFFDIKAEDFELVDYDPVKPQLKFDLAI, encoded by the coding sequence ATGACAAAAGCAGATACGATTTTTAAAGAGAATATTGAACGAATCCTCAAAGACGGTGTCTTTTCTGAGCAGGCTCGTCCCAAGTACAAGGATGGGACAGTTGCCAATTCCAAGTACGTAACGGGTGCCTTTGCCGAGTATGATTTGTCTAAGGGGGAATTTCCCATCACAACCTTGCGTCCCATTGCAATCAAATCCGCCATCAAGGAAGTACTCTGGATCTACCAAGATCAGTCTAATAGCTTAGATGTTCTCAATGACAAGTACAATGTTCACTACTGGAATGACTGGGAAGTGGGAGATACGGGAACCATCGGTGAACGCTATGGGGCGGTCGTTAAGAAACACGACATCATCAATAAGATTCTCAAACAGTTGGAAGCCAACCCTTGGAACCGTCGCAATATCATCTCGCTCTGGGATTACCAAGCTTTTGAGGAGACAGATGGTCTTCTTCCATGCGCCTTTCAGACCATGTTTGATGTCCGTCGCGTTGATGGGGACATCTATCTGGATGCGACCTTGACCCAGCGTTCTAACGATATGTTGGTGGCTCACCACATTAACGCCATGCAGTATGTGGCTCTTCAAATGATGATTGCTAAACACTTTGGCTGGAAGGTTGGGAAGTTTTTCTATTTTATCAACAACCTTCATATCTACGATAATCAATTTGAACAAGCTCAGGAATTGCTCCGTCGTGAGCCGTCAAACTGCCAACCTCGCTTGGTTTTAAATGTTCCAGATGGGACTAATTTCTTTGATATCAAAGCGGAAGACTTTGAGTTGGTCGACTATGATCCGGTTAAGCCACAGCTGAAGTTTGACCTAGCTATTTAA
- a CDS encoding DUF3042 family protein gives MAKGFAKGLVTGVAGTVAAVAGAVYAIKKKVIEPEEQKAAFIEENRKKAARRRVSH, from the coding sequence ATGGCTAAAGGATTCGCTAAAGGTCTTGTAACAGGTGTCGCAGGAACTGTCGCTGCCGTTGCAGGTGCAGTATACGCAATTAAAAAGAAAGTGATTGAGCCAGAAGAGCAAAAAGCAGCTTTCATCGAAGAAAATCGTAAAAAAGCGGCTCGCCGTCGCGTATCACATTAA
- the miaA gene encoding tRNA (adenosine(37)-N6)-dimethylallyltransferase MiaA produces MKTKIIVVVGPTAVGKTALAIEVAKRFGGEVVSGDSQQVYRGLDIGTAKASPEEQVAVPHHLIDVREVTESYSAFDFVSEAKKAIEDIQSRGKLAIIAGGTGLYIQSLLEGYHLGGETPHEEIVAYRASLEPYSDEELAHLVEQAGLDIPQFNRRRAMRTLEIAHFGQDLENQESPYEPLIICLNDERSQLYERINRRVDLMFEAGLLDEAKWLFDHYPDAQAAKGIGYKELFPYFRGEQTLEEASESLKQATRRFAKRQLTWFRNRMQVTFYQIGEPGVQNRILSQIEEFLDD; encoded by the coding sequence ATGAAAACAAAAATAATTGTGGTTGTTGGACCGACCGCTGTTGGGAAGACAGCTCTTGCTATTGAAGTGGCCAAGCGCTTTGGTGGAGAGGTGGTCAGTGGTGACAGTCAGCAAGTATACAGAGGATTGGATATTGGGACGGCCAAGGCTAGCCCAGAGGAGCAAGTAGCTGTTCCTCATCATTTGATTGATGTCAGAGAGGTGACCGAGTCTTACTCGGCTTTTGATTTTGTTTCAGAAGCTAAGAAGGCTATTGAGGATATTCAAAGCCGTGGCAAGCTAGCCATTATCGCTGGTGGAACTGGACTTTATATCCAGAGCTTGCTGGAAGGCTATCATCTAGGTGGGGAAACACCTCATGAGGAGATTGTAGCTTATCGGGCTAGTTTGGAGCCTTATTCAGATGAGGAATTAGCCCATTTGGTGGAGCAAGCAGGTCTTGATATTCCTCAGTTTAATCGTCGTCGTGCCATGCGCACCTTGGAAATTGCCCATTTTGGTCAGGATTTGGAAAATCAGGAAAGTCCTTATGAACCTTTGATTATCTGCTTGAATGATGAACGCAGTCAGCTTTATGAGCGTATCAATCGCCGAGTAGATCTGATGTTTGAGGCTGGTCTTTTGGATGAGGCCAAGTGGCTCTTTGACCATTATCCAGATGCGCAGGCTGCCAAAGGCATTGGCTACAAGGAACTCTTTCCTTATTTCCGTGGGGAGCAAACTCTTGAGGAAGCGAGCGAGAGTCTCAAGCAGGCGACCCGCCGTTTTGCCAAGCGTCAGCTGACCTGGTTCCGTAATCGTATGCAGGTGACCTTTTATCAGATAGGAGAGCCTGGAGTTCAAAACCGTATTTTAAGCCAGATTGAGGAGTTTTTAGATGATTGA
- the hflX gene encoding GTPase HflX, whose product MIETEKKEERVLLIGVELQGMDNFDLSMEELSSLAKTAGAVVVDSYRQKREKYDSKTFVGSGKLEEIAQMVDAEEITTVIVNNRLTPRQNVNLEEVLGVKVIDRMQLILDIFAMRARSHEGKLQVHLAQLKYLLPRLVGQGIMLSRQAGGIGSRGPGESQLELNRRSVRNQITDIERQLKVVEKNRATVREKRLESSTFKIGLIGYTNAGKSTIMNTLTTKTQYEADELFATLDATTKSIHLGGNLQVTLTDTVGFIQDLPTELVSSFKSTLEESKHVDLLVHVIDASNPYHEEHEKTVLSIMKDLDMEDIPRLTLYNKADLVEDFTPTQTPYALISAKSEDSREQLQALFLEKIKDIFEAFTLRVPFSKSYKIHDLESVAILEERDYQDDCEVITGYIAEKNKWRLEEFYD is encoded by the coding sequence ATGATTGAAACGGAGAAAAAAGAGGAACGAGTCCTGCTCATCGGTGTGGAATTGCAGGGCATGGACAATTTTGACCTCTCTATGGAAGAATTGTCCAGTCTAGCCAAGACAGCTGGGGCCGTCGTTGTGGATAGCTACAGGCAAAAACGGGAAAAGTATGACTCCAAGACCTTTGTGGGTTCTGGTAAGTTGGAAGAAATAGCTCAAATGGTGGATGCAGAAGAAATTACTACTGTCATCGTCAATAATCGCTTGACTCCACGGCAAAATGTCAATCTAGAAGAAGTTCTAGGTGTCAAGGTCATTGACCGTATGCAGTTGATTCTGGATATCTTTGCCATGCGGGCTCGAAGCCATGAAGGGAAACTTCAAGTGCATTTGGCCCAGCTTAAGTACCTCTTACCTCGCTTGGTTGGTCAGGGAATTATGCTCAGCCGTCAGGCAGGGGGAATTGGTTCCCGTGGTCCAGGTGAGAGTCAGTTGGAACTGAACCGACGTAGTGTTCGCAATCAAATCACAGATATCGAGCGTCAGCTCAAGGTGGTTGAGAAAAATCGGGCCACAGTCAGAGAAAAACGCTTGGAGTCAAGTACCTTTAAGATTGGTTTGATTGGTTACACCAATGCTGGGAAATCAACCATCATGAACACCTTGACCACTAAGACCCAGTATGAAGCAGACGAGCTGTTTGCGACTCTGGATGCGACGACAAAGAGTATCCATTTGGGAGGTAATCTTCAGGTTACCTTGACTGATACGGTTGGATTTATCCAAGATTTGCCGACTGAATTGGTGTCCAGTTTCAAATCAACCTTGGAAGAAAGCAAGCATGTAGACCTTCTAGTTCATGTCATCGATGCCAGCAATCCTTATCACGAGGAGCATGAAAAAACAGTCCTGTCCATTATGAAAGACTTGGATATGGAGGATATTCCCCGCCTGACCCTTTATAATAAAGCGGATTTGGTGGAGGATTTCACGCCTACTCAAACGCCTTATGCCCTCATTTCTGCCAAGTCTGAGGATAGTCGTGAGCAGTTGCAAGCATTGTTTTTGGAGAAGATCAAGGATATTTTTGAAGCATTTACTTTGCGTGTACCTTTTTCTAAGTCTTACAAGATTCATGATTTAGAAAGTGTCGCTATCCTAGAAGAGCGTGATTACCAAGATGATTGCGAGGTCATCACAGGCTATATTGCTGAGAAAAACAAATGGAGATTAGAAGAATTTTATGACTGA